A single genomic interval of Saccharothrix saharensis harbors:
- the aceB gene encoding malate synthase A, whose amino-acid sequence MSGVRVLGGEVERGDEILTPDALEFVAGLHRDFAATRDDLVARRAHRRPLGFLPGTRAVRDGDWRVAEAPEPLRDRRVEITGPTERKMTINALNSGAKVWLADLEDANTPHWRNVVSGQVNLYDAARGTIEHTSPEGKRYALRDDVARPAIVVRPRGWHLPERHLEIDGKPAVGALVDFGLHFFHNAELGRPYYYLPKMESHLEARLWNDVFTAAQQRLGVPHGTIRATVLIETIPAAFEMDEILYELRDHASGLNAGRWDYLFSIIKYFRDAGPDAVLPDRNAITMTVPFMRAYTELLVRTCHKRGAFAIGGMAAFIPNRRDPEVTRNALAKVRDDKRREAGDGFDGSWVAHPDLVPVCAEIFDQKLWDKPNQLDELRPEVSVTAEQLLDFTSAGGGATRAGVESAVDVGVRYLLSWLGGNGAAAIHNLMEDAATAEISRSQLWQWVHNGVVLEDGTPVTAELVRGVLAQVREELDGEHLDLAVELFEQVALADEFVDFLTLPAYERIG is encoded by the coding sequence ATGTCCGGTGTTCGCGTCCTCGGGGGCGAAGTGGAACGCGGCGACGAGATCCTCACGCCGGACGCGCTGGAGTTCGTGGCGGGCCTGCACCGCGACTTCGCCGCCACCCGGGACGACCTGGTCGCCCGACGCGCGCACCGCCGCCCGCTCGGCTTCCTGCCCGGGACGCGAGCGGTGCGCGACGGCGACTGGCGGGTCGCCGAAGCGCCCGAGCCGCTGCGCGACCGGCGGGTGGAGATCACCGGGCCCACCGAGCGCAAGATGACGATCAACGCGCTGAACTCGGGCGCGAAGGTGTGGCTGGCCGACCTGGAGGACGCCAACACCCCGCACTGGCGCAACGTCGTCTCCGGTCAGGTCAACCTCTATGACGCGGCCCGCGGCACGATCGAGCACACCTCCCCGGAGGGCAAGCGCTACGCCCTGCGCGACGACGTGGCCCGCCCGGCGATCGTGGTCCGGCCGCGCGGCTGGCACCTGCCCGAGCGGCACCTCGAGATCGACGGCAAGCCCGCCGTGGGCGCGTTGGTCGACTTCGGCCTGCACTTCTTCCACAACGCCGAGCTGGGCCGGCCCTACTACTACCTGCCGAAGATGGAGAGCCACCTCGAAGCGCGGCTCTGGAACGACGTCTTCACCGCGGCGCAGCAACGGCTCGGCGTGCCGCACGGCACGATCCGCGCGACGGTGCTGATCGAGACGATCCCGGCCGCGTTCGAGATGGACGAGATCCTCTACGAGCTGCGCGACCACGCGTCCGGCCTGAACGCGGGCCGCTGGGACTACCTGTTCAGCATCATCAAGTACTTCCGCGACGCGGGTCCGGACGCCGTGCTGCCCGACCGCAACGCCATCACGATGACCGTGCCGTTCATGCGCGCCTACACCGAGCTCTTGGTGCGCACGTGCCACAAGCGCGGCGCGTTCGCGATCGGCGGCATGGCCGCGTTCATCCCCAACCGGCGCGACCCCGAGGTGACCCGCAACGCGCTGGCGAAGGTGCGTGACGACAAGCGCCGCGAGGCGGGCGACGGCTTCGACGGCTCCTGGGTGGCACACCCGGACCTGGTGCCGGTGTGCGCCGAGATCTTCGACCAGAAGCTCTGGGACAAGCCCAACCAGCTCGACGAGTTGCGGCCGGAGGTGTCCGTCACGGCGGAGCAGTTGCTGGACTTCACGTCGGCGGGCGGCGGCGCGACCCGGGCGGGTGTGGAGTCGGCGGTGGACGTCGGCGTGCGGTACCTGCTGTCGTGGTTGGGAGGCAACGGCGCGGCGGCCATCCACAACCTGATGGAGGACGCCGCGACCGCCGAGATCTCCCGGTCGCAGCTGTGGCAGTGGGTGCACAACGGCGTCGTGCTGGAGGATGGCACGCCGGTCACCGCCGAACTGGTGCGCGGAGTGCTGGCGCAGGTGCGGGAGGAGCTGGACGGCGAGCACCTGGACCTGGCCGTGGAGCTGTTCGAGCAGGTCGCGCTCGCCGACGAGTTCGTGGACTTCCTGACCCTGCCCGCCTACGAGCGGATCGGCTGA
- a CDS encoding DUF6986 family protein, with the protein MPRTSLSAEAVRAVTARLSDVELRAPEGRQPVHTCYVPADRVSASTPAAWGAQALAALAEHAPDGLGDVLGLAPEVARAVDERVRAKLAAEPVEDLRIDFEDGYGVRSDAEEDGDAERTALVVRDWLRDGTAPPRFGLRMKSFDTRALRERGIRTLDVFLTALGGAPGGFVITFPKVTSVAQVEVLGDVLDLFGLPLRFEIQVETTRSIVDTEGRLALPRFIEAGRGRVTGLHFGTYDYTAGCGLGAAHQHLAHGACDFARNVMQVSAAGTGVALSDGSTNVLPVGEDVHGGWRTHYRLVRRSLAHGFHQGWDLHPAQLVTRYAAVHAFHLEGVEADARRLRAYASRAGGSVLDEPATAQALSMSFLRALDCGALDEDEIGRATGLTVTELRALARRE; encoded by the coding sequence GTGCCGCGGACGTCGTTGTCGGCCGAGGCGGTGCGGGCGGTCACCGCGCGGCTGTCCGATGTGGAGCTGCGCGCGCCGGAGGGCCGCCAGCCCGTGCACACGTGCTACGTGCCGGCCGACCGCGTGAGCGCGTCCACGCCCGCCGCGTGGGGCGCGCAAGCGCTTGCGGCACTGGCCGAGCACGCGCCGGACGGCCTGGGTGACGTGCTCGGCCTCGCGCCGGAGGTCGCGCGGGCCGTGGACGAGCGGGTGCGGGCGAAGCTGGCCGCCGAACCCGTGGAGGACCTGCGGATCGACTTCGAGGACGGCTACGGCGTCCGGTCCGACGCGGAGGAGGACGGTGACGCCGAACGCACCGCGCTGGTGGTGCGGGACTGGCTGCGCGACGGCACCGCACCGCCGCGGTTCGGGCTGCGGATGAAGTCGTTCGACACCAGGGCCCTGCGGGAGCGCGGCATCCGGACGCTGGACGTGTTCCTCACCGCGCTGGGCGGGGCGCCCGGGGGTTTCGTGATCACGTTCCCGAAGGTCACGTCGGTCGCGCAGGTCGAGGTGCTGGGTGACGTGCTGGACCTGTTCGGGCTGCCGCTGCGGTTCGAGATCCAGGTGGAGACGACGCGGTCGATCGTGGACACCGAGGGCAGGCTGGCGCTGCCGCGGTTCATCGAGGCGGGCCGCGGCCGGGTGACGGGGCTGCACTTCGGCACGTACGACTACACGGCGGGCTGCGGCCTGGGCGCGGCGCACCAGCACCTCGCGCACGGCGCGTGCGACTTCGCCCGCAACGTCATGCAGGTGTCCGCGGCGGGCACGGGCGTCGCGCTGTCCGACGGTTCCACGAACGTGCTGCCGGTGGGCGAGGACGTGCACGGGGGTTGGCGCACGCACTACCGGCTGGTGCGGCGGTCGTTGGCGCACGGCTTCCACCAGGGCTGGGACCTGCACCCGGCGCAGCTCGTGACGCGGTACGCGGCCGTGCACGCGTTCCACCTCGAAGGCGTGGAGGCCGACGCCCGCCGGCTGCGGGCGTACGCGTCGCGGGCGGGCGGTTCCGTGCTGGACGAGCCCGCGACGGCCCAGGCGTTGTCGATGTCGTTCCTGCGCGCCTTGGACTGCGGTGCCCTGGACGAGGATGAAATCGGCCGTGCGACGGGACTCACCGTGACCGAATTGCGGGCTCTAGCCAGAAGAGAGTGA
- a CDS encoding Imm1 family immunity protein has translation MTMRAGLWTGLPDLERAEFRYQVVACAADVDVLIAALARPECNDGMLEHFARAPDAEGESDHNLVLAVRGRWGYLNYVDDEFTGWPKGEPDAPYVDETYTDFPPGVGVPLTTYREILLEFMFTARRPTIVDWYEEADLFHAWRLQRMALHKK, from the coding sequence ATGACCATGCGGGCCGGGTTGTGGACCGGGCTGCCGGACTTGGAGCGGGCCGAGTTCCGCTACCAGGTGGTGGCGTGCGCGGCGGACGTGGACGTGCTCATCGCCGCCTTGGCGCGGCCCGAGTGCAATGACGGGATGCTGGAGCACTTCGCCCGCGCGCCCGACGCGGAAGGGGAGAGCGACCACAACCTCGTGCTCGCCGTGCGCGGCCGGTGGGGCTACCTCAACTACGTGGACGACGAGTTCACCGGCTGGCCGAAGGGCGAGCCGGACGCGCCGTACGTGGACGAGACGTACACCGACTTCCCGCCGGGCGTGGGCGTGCCGCTGACGACGTACCGGGAGATCCTGCTGGAGTTCATGTTCACCGCCCGCCGGCCGACGATCGTGGACTGGTACGAGGAGGCCGACCTGTTCCACGCGTGGCGGCTGCAACGCATGGCGCTGCACAAGAAGTGA
- the pucL gene encoding factor-independent urate hydroxylase, which yields MAIVLGPNQYGKAENRLVTVTRDGAVHAIKDLTVSTSLRGDLADTHLTGDNSKVLATDTQKNTVYAFAKQAPVGEIEDFALRLGRHFVSTQEAITGARVLVDEHSWQRIEGHDHSFVQGGNEKRTTAVTVDGERAWVVSGVQDVVVLKSTGSEFHGFPRDEYTTLQETDDRILATSVTARWRYQGSDIDWAASFTEIRRLLLATFAAKHSLSLQQTLYAMGEAVLRARPEVAEVRLSMPNKHHFAVDLSPFGLENDNEVFYAADRPYGLIEGSVLRDDAEDAGSAWYSLPTF from the coding sequence ATGGCCATCGTCCTGGGGCCCAACCAGTACGGGAAGGCGGAGAACCGCCTCGTCACCGTCACCCGCGACGGCGCCGTGCACGCGATCAAGGACCTCACGGTCAGCACCTCGTTGCGCGGCGACCTGGCGGACACCCACCTGACCGGCGACAACTCGAAGGTGCTGGCGACCGACACGCAGAAGAACACCGTGTACGCGTTCGCCAAGCAGGCGCCGGTCGGCGAGATCGAGGACTTCGCGCTGCGACTGGGCCGCCACTTCGTCTCGACGCAGGAGGCGATCACGGGCGCGCGAGTGCTCGTCGACGAGCACTCCTGGCAGCGGATCGAGGGCCACGACCACTCGTTCGTCCAGGGGGGCAACGAGAAGCGCACGACCGCCGTGACGGTCGACGGTGAACGCGCGTGGGTGGTGTCGGGCGTGCAGGACGTGGTCGTGCTCAAGTCGACGGGTTCGGAGTTCCACGGCTTCCCGCGCGACGAGTACACGACGCTGCAGGAGACCGACGACCGCATCCTGGCCACGTCGGTCACGGCGCGGTGGCGCTACCAGGGCTCCGACATCGACTGGGCGGCGAGCTTCACCGAGATCCGGCGGCTGCTGCTGGCGACGTTCGCGGCCAAGCACAGCCTGTCGTTGCAGCAGACCCTGTACGCGATGGGCGAGGCGGTGCTGCGGGCCCGGCCGGAGGTGGCGGAGGTGCGGCTGTCGATGCCGAACAAGCACCACTTCGCGGTGGACCTGTCGCCGTTCGGGCTGGAGAACGACAACGAGGTGTTCTACGCCGCCGACCGGCCGTACGGGCTGATCGAGGGCTCCGTGCTGCGCGACGACGCGGAGGACGCCGGTTCCGCCTGGTACTCGCTGCCGACGTTCTGA
- a CDS encoding hydroxyisourate hydrolase — translation MTTLSTHVLDAEAGRPRVAVPVRLERDGEVLAEGVTDDDGRLRFARDLAPGVHRLVFEVDTPFYPEVTVAFRVTGDPPHLHVPILLSPFAFTTYRGS, via the coding sequence ATGACGACGCTGTCCACCCACGTGCTGGACGCCGAGGCGGGCCGCCCGCGCGTCGCCGTCCCGGTCCGGTTGGAGCGCGACGGCGAGGTGCTGGCCGAGGGCGTCACCGACGACGACGGCCGGCTGCGGTTCGCGCGGGACCTGGCGCCCGGCGTGCACCGGCTGGTGTTCGAGGTCGACACGCCGTTCTACCCGGAGGTCACCGTCGCGTTCCGGGTCACCGGCGACCCGCCGCACCTGCACGTGCCGATCCTGCTGAGCCCGTTCGCGTTCACGACCTACCGAGGGAGCTGA
- the uraD gene encoding 2-oxo-4-hydroxy-4-carboxy-5-ureidoimidazoline decarboxylase, whose protein sequence is MPDLEGFNSAPPAELRPLLTACLAVPRWVDALLAGRPYADVDELLAASDRHAELTDDEVRAAIAGHPRIGERAAGSGVSAKWSADEQSGVDTSLADRLHAANAAYEDRFGHIYLVCATGMSGERVLADVTSRMANPPDVELRVVNRELAGIAALRLRKVLA, encoded by the coding sequence GTGCCCGATCTGGAAGGGTTCAACTCCGCGCCCCCGGCCGAGCTCCGGCCCCTGCTCACCGCATGCCTCGCCGTGCCCCGCTGGGTCGACGCGCTGCTGGCCGGCCGGCCCTACGCCGACGTGGACGAGCTGCTCGCCGCCTCCGACCGCCACGCCGAGCTGACCGACGACGAGGTGCGCGCCGCCATCGCGGGCCACCCCCGCATCGGCGAGCGGGCCGCGGGCAGCGGGGTGTCGGCGAAGTGGTCGGCCGACGAGCAGTCCGGTGTCGACACGTCGCTCGCCGACCGGCTGCACGCCGCCAACGCCGCCTACGAGGACCGGTTCGGGCACATCTACCTGGTGTGCGCGACGGGGATGAGCGGCGAGCGGGTGCTGGCCGACGTCACGTCCCGGATGGCCAACCCGCCGGACGTGGAGCTGCGCGTGGTCAACCGGGAGCTGGCCGGGATCGCGGCGCTGAGGTTGAGGAAGGTGCTGGCATGA
- the allB gene encoding allantoinase AllB, translating into MELVLRAARVVTPDGERRADVGVADGRIVAVADHLDAETVVVLADDEVLLPGLVDTHVHVNDPGRDEWEGFETATGAAAAGGVTTIVDMPLNSLPPTTTVEALRAKQDAARGRVHVDVGFWGGIVPTNPDDLEALHDAGVFGFKCFLVHSGVDEFPHVTEDELRTALSRLRSRDALTIVHAEDPHEVTEPGPGYRAFLDSRPHRAETHAVTTVVDLANETGARLHVLHLSSGEALRQVRTAKELGLRVTAETCPHYLTFVAEEIGDTATEFKCCPPIRDAANREQLWHALREGLIDLVVTDHSPCTPELKRGDFATAWGGIASLQLGLPAVWTQARQRGHALTDVVRWMAANPADLVGLTAKGRIAPGADADFCVFAPDEAFVVDRAALRHRNPVTPYHGRPLAGVVRQTWLRGRPVDGRPRGRLLTRNQDRGDA; encoded by the coding sequence ATGGAGCTGGTGCTGCGCGCTGCCCGAGTCGTCACGCCCGACGGTGAACGCCGCGCCGACGTCGGCGTCGCGGACGGCCGGATCGTCGCCGTCGCCGACCACCTGGACGCGGAGACGGTCGTGGTGCTCGCCGACGACGAGGTCCTGCTCCCCGGCCTGGTCGACACGCACGTCCACGTCAACGACCCGGGCCGGGACGAGTGGGAGGGCTTCGAGACCGCCACCGGGGCGGCGGCTGCCGGTGGCGTCACCACGATCGTCGACATGCCGCTCAACAGCCTGCCGCCCACGACCACGGTCGAGGCGTTGCGGGCCAAGCAGGACGCGGCCCGCGGTCGCGTGCACGTCGACGTCGGCTTCTGGGGCGGCATCGTGCCGACCAACCCGGACGACCTGGAGGCGCTGCACGACGCGGGCGTGTTCGGCTTCAAGTGCTTCCTGGTCCACTCGGGCGTGGACGAGTTCCCGCACGTCACCGAGGACGAGCTGCGGACCGCGCTGAGCAGGCTGCGGTCCCGTGACGCGCTGACGATCGTGCACGCGGAGGACCCGCACGAGGTCACCGAGCCCGGCCCCGGCTACCGCGCGTTCCTCGACTCCCGGCCGCACCGCGCCGAGACGCACGCCGTCACCACCGTGGTGGACCTGGCCAACGAGACCGGGGCCAGGCTGCACGTGCTGCACCTGTCCAGCGGAGAGGCCCTGCGGCAGGTGCGCACCGCCAAGGAGCTGGGGCTGCGGGTGACCGCCGAGACGTGCCCGCACTACCTGACGTTCGTGGCGGAGGAGATCGGCGACACGGCGACGGAGTTCAAGTGCTGCCCCCCGATCCGCGACGCGGCCAACCGCGAGCAGCTCTGGCACGCGTTGCGCGAGGGCCTGATCGACCTCGTCGTCACCGACCACTCGCCGTGCACCCCGGAGCTGAAGCGGGGCGACTTCGCCACCGCGTGGGGCGGCATCGCGAGCCTCCAGCTCGGCCTGCCCGCGGTGTGGACGCAGGCCAGGCAGCGCGGCCACGCGCTGACCGACGTGGTCCGGTGGATGGCGGCCAACCCGGCCGACCTGGTCGGCCTGACCGCGAAGGGCCGCATCGCGCCGGGCGCGGACGCCGACTTCTGCGTCTTCGCCCCGGACGAGGCGTTCGTGGTCGACCGCGCCGCGCTGCGCCACCGCAACCCCGTGACGCCGTACCACGGCCGGCCGCTGGCGGGCGTGGTGCGGCAGACGTGGCTGCGCGGTCGGCCCGTCGACGGCCGGCCGCGCGGCCGGTTGCTGACCCGGAACCAGGACAGAGGAGACGCATGA
- the alc gene encoding allantoicase produces the protein MTEVPGWTRLPDLACRTVGGSVVWANDESFAERENLIRRPEPGFRTYTFGHKGQVYDGWETRRRRESGEDRAVVRLGMAGVIDGVVVDTAFFTGNFPPFASVEATSASGHPAPDELSGWETVVPKSPLGGDRKHYFAVSARRRYTHVRLTIYPDGGVARLRVHGSPVADPDLILPDALDLAALEHGARVTGCSDMFYGAPGNLIAPGQATVMGEGWETARRRDDGNDWVEVELAAPGVIRLAELDTSHFKGNAPGWASVRGRDARTGAEFDVLPRTRLQPDTRHRFRLEHVPEATHARLDIYPDGGMARLRLFGGLTPDGLRVITERYQDVR, from the coding sequence ATGACGGAAGTCCCCGGCTGGACCCGACTGCCCGACCTGGCGTGCCGGACGGTGGGCGGCAGCGTGGTGTGGGCCAACGACGAGTCGTTCGCCGAGCGCGAGAACCTGATCCGCAGGCCCGAGCCGGGGTTCCGGACCTACACGTTCGGGCACAAGGGCCAGGTCTACGACGGCTGGGAGACGCGCCGCAGGCGGGAGAGCGGCGAGGACCGGGCGGTCGTCCGGCTGGGCATGGCCGGCGTGATCGACGGTGTCGTGGTCGACACCGCGTTCTTCACCGGCAACTTCCCGCCGTTCGCCTCGGTCGAGGCGACCTCCGCGTCGGGTCACCCGGCGCCCGACGAGCTGTCCGGCTGGGAGACCGTGGTGCCCAAGTCGCCGCTGGGCGGCGACCGCAAGCACTACTTCGCGGTGTCCGCGCGCCGCCGCTACACGCACGTGCGGCTGACCATCTACCCGGACGGCGGGGTGGCCAGGCTGCGGGTGCACGGGAGCCCGGTCGCCGACCCCGACCTGATCCTGCCGGACGCGCTGGACCTGGCCGCGCTGGAGCACGGCGCGCGGGTCACCGGGTGCAGCGACATGTTCTACGGCGCGCCGGGCAACCTCATCGCGCCCGGCCAGGCGACCGTGATGGGCGAGGGTTGGGAGACCGCGCGCCGCCGTGACGACGGCAACGACTGGGTCGAGGTGGAGCTGGCCGCGCCGGGCGTCATCCGGCTGGCCGAGCTGGACACCAGCCACTTCAAGGGCAACGCGCCGGGCTGGGCGTCCGTGCGGGGCCGTGACGCGCGGACGGGTGCGGAGTTCGACGTGCTGCCGCGCACCCGGTTGCAGCCCGACACCCGCCACCGCTTCCGACTCGAGCACGTCCCCGAGGCCACGCACGCGCGGCTCGACATCTACCCGGACGGCGGGATGGCACGGCTGCGGCTGTTCGGTGGCTTGACCCCGGACGGCCTCAGGGTGATCACCGAGCGCTACCAGGACGTGCGTTGA
- a CDS encoding alpha/beta hydrolase, with translation MRPIMRALGGVATALALAAGTTSVASAETEPEALGAGRIDWRPCPELAEVECGTLSLPIDWANPRGERFDLAVARRKATDPAERIGVMVVNPGGPGGSGVNFALGADGYFSPEVRQRFDIIGFDPRGVARSQPVRCSVEVLRAQPSVHPTDQREFDALAAYNRELAADCREHSGPIYDHADTGAVIRDVDALRKALGERKINYYGLSYGTLIGQQYAERFGRHIRAMVIDSNMDHSLGTWRFTETEAETAEDSFREFVKWCDRTESCALHGQDVAKAWDDLLARADRGEITDPFDPTRQVTADDVIGVAFGAFYGPEWQQLSDFLVELGAGTPAKSFAAEETARNPFPAVFCQDWAIRVKDHRQFSALVDRARQLAPHMRGSALGHTAMAGCVGLPERVNNPQHRLEIEDAPKILMLNALHDPATGYEWAVNAHRQSRDTTVLLTYEGWGHGVYDRSDCTRGATDDYLINLKTPRPGARCAAVEPAPQSVASPDAAPRPAGPTQAIPGWLR, from the coding sequence GTGCGACCGATCATGAGGGCGCTCGGCGGTGTGGCGACCGCGCTGGCGCTCGCAGCGGGCACGACGTCGGTGGCGTCGGCCGAGACGGAGCCGGAGGCGCTGGGGGCGGGTCGGATCGACTGGCGGCCGTGCCCGGAACTGGCCGAGGTGGAGTGCGGCACGCTGAGCCTGCCGATCGACTGGGCGAACCCGCGCGGCGAGCGGTTCGACCTCGCCGTGGCCCGCCGCAAGGCCACCGACCCGGCCGAGCGGATCGGGGTCATGGTCGTCAACCCGGGTGGTCCGGGCGGCTCCGGCGTGAACTTCGCCCTGGGGGCGGACGGCTACTTCAGCCCCGAGGTGCGGCAGCGCTTCGACATCATCGGGTTCGACCCGCGTGGCGTCGCCCGCAGCCAACCCGTCCGGTGCTCGGTCGAGGTGCTGCGCGCCCAGCCGTCGGTCCACCCGACCGACCAGCGGGAGTTCGACGCGCTCGCCGCGTACAACCGCGAGCTGGCCGCCGACTGCCGCGAGCACAGCGGCCCGATCTACGACCACGCCGACACCGGCGCGGTCATCAGGGACGTCGACGCGCTGCGCAAGGCCCTCGGCGAGCGCAAGATCAACTACTACGGCCTGTCCTACGGCACGCTCATCGGCCAGCAGTACGCCGAGCGGTTCGGCCGCCACATCCGCGCCATGGTGATCGACTCGAACATGGACCACAGCCTGGGCACGTGGCGGTTCACCGAGACCGAGGCCGAGACCGCCGAGGACTCGTTCCGCGAGTTCGTGAAGTGGTGCGACCGCACCGAGTCGTGCGCGCTGCACGGCCAGGACGTGGCCAAGGCCTGGGACGACCTGCTGGCCCGCGCGGACCGGGGCGAGATCACCGACCCGTTCGACCCGACCCGCCAAGTGACCGCCGACGACGTCATCGGCGTCGCGTTCGGCGCGTTCTACGGGCCGGAGTGGCAGCAGCTCTCCGACTTCCTGGTCGAGCTCGGCGCGGGCACGCCCGCGAAGTCCTTCGCCGCCGAGGAGACCGCGCGCAACCCGTTCCCGGCCGTGTTCTGCCAGGACTGGGCGATCCGCGTCAAGGACCACCGCCAGTTCTCCGCCCTGGTCGACCGGGCGCGGCAGCTCGCGCCGCACATGCGCGGCTCGGCGCTCGGGCACACCGCGATGGCGGGCTGCGTCGGCCTGCCCGAGCGGGTGAACAACCCGCAGCACCGGCTGGAGATCGAGGACGCGCCGAAGATCCTGATGCTGAACGCGCTGCACGACCCCGCCACCGGGTACGAGTGGGCGGTCAACGCCCACCGGCAGAGCCGCGACACCACGGTCCTGCTGACCTACGAGGGCTGGGGCCACGGCGTCTACGACCGCAGCGACTGCACCCGCGGCGCGACGGACGACTACCTGATCAACCTGAAGACGCCGCGTCCCGGAGCGCGCTGCGCGGCGGTCGAGCCCGCGCCGCAGTCGGTCGCGTCCCCGGACGCCGCACCGCGGCCGGCGGGGCCGACCCAGGCCATCCCGGGTTGGCTGAGGTAA
- a CDS encoding ammonium transporter — MDTGDTAWVLTSAALVLLMTPGLAFFYGGMVRSKSVLNMMMMSLGAIAVVGVLWVLVGYSTAFGTDVGAGLLGKPFEFFGLDGLLGKESAFGTIPTTVFVGFQAMFAIITVALISGAIADRARFGPWLLFAALWSLLVYFPVAHWVFDFDGKDADGNVVDPGGWIANKLMAIDFAGGTAVHINAGAAGLALALVLGKRVGWPKDRMKPHSLPLVVLGAGLLWFGWFGFNAGSAVAANGTAGVAFVNTLVATSAAMLGWLLVERVRDGNATTLGAASGIVAGLVAITPACSSVTPVGAIAIGAITGALCALAVSLKYRFGFDDSLDVVGVHLVGGLSGTILIGFFASSSAPAGIDGLFYGGGVDQLWRQVVGALAVLVYSFVLSLVLGYLVKLTVGFRADEEAEVGGIDEAEHAETAYEFGSGIGTRSGSKPSVAAGATAVLEGSNKS, encoded by the coding sequence GTGGATACAGGGGACACCGCCTGGGTGCTCACCAGTGCCGCACTGGTGCTGTTGATGACGCCGGGACTTGCCTTCTTCTACGGGGGCATGGTCCGGTCGAAGAGTGTGCTCAACATGATGATGATGAGCCTGGGCGCAATCGCCGTGGTCGGTGTGCTCTGGGTGTTGGTCGGCTATTCCACGGCGTTCGGCACCGACGTGGGCGCGGGCCTGCTCGGCAAGCCGTTCGAGTTCTTCGGCCTGGACGGCCTGCTCGGCAAGGAGTCGGCGTTCGGGACCATCCCGACGACCGTGTTCGTCGGGTTCCAGGCGATGTTCGCCATCATCACGGTGGCGCTGATCTCCGGCGCGATCGCCGACCGCGCCCGCTTCGGGCCGTGGCTGCTGTTCGCCGCCCTGTGGTCGCTGCTGGTCTACTTCCCGGTCGCGCACTGGGTGTTCGACTTCGACGGCAAGGACGCCGACGGCAACGTGGTCGACCCGGGCGGCTGGATCGCCAACAAGCTGATGGCCATCGACTTCGCGGGCGGCACGGCGGTCCACATCAACGCCGGTGCGGCGGGTCTCGCGCTGGCGCTGGTCCTCGGCAAGCGCGTCGGTTGGCCGAAGGACCGGATGAAGCCGCACAGCCTGCCGCTGGTCGTGCTGGGCGCGGGCCTGCTGTGGTTCGGCTGGTTCGGCTTCAACGCGGGCTCGGCGGTCGCCGCCAACGGCACCGCGGGCGTCGCCTTCGTCAACACCCTGGTCGCCACCTCCGCCGCGATGCTCGGCTGGCTGCTCGTGGAACGCGTCCGCGACGGCAACGCCACCACCCTCGGCGCCGCGTCCGGCATCGTCGCGGGCCTGGTCGCCATCACCCCGGCCTGCTCCTCGGTCACCCCGGTGGGCGCCATCGCGATCGGCGCGATCACCGGCGCCCTGTGCGCCCTGGCGGTGAGCCTGAAGTACCGCTTCGGCTTCGACGACTCGCTCGACGTGGTCGGCGTGCACCTGGTCGGCGGTCTGTCCGGCACCATCCTGATCGGCTTCTTCGCCAGCTCCTCCGCCCCGGCGGGCATCGACGGCCTCTTCTACGGTGGCGGCGTGGACCAGCTGTGGCGGCAGGTCGTGGGCGCGCTCGCCGTGCTCGTGTACTCCTTCGTGCTCAGCCTGGTCCTGGGCTACCTGGTCAAGCTCACCGTCGGCTTCCGCGCCGACGAGGAGGCCGAGGTCGGTGGCATCGACGAGGCCGAGCACGCGGAGACCGCGTACGAGTTCGGCAGCGGCATCGGCACCCGTAGCGGCAGCAAGCCCAGTGTCGCCGCCGGCGCCACTGCGGTCCTCGAGGGGAGCAACAAGTCATGA
- a CDS encoding P-II family nitrogen regulator, protein MKLVTAIIKPFTLDDVKASLEQLGVLGMTVSEVQGYGRQKGHTEVYRGAEYAVDFVPKLRIEVLIDDAAVEKVLDAVVEAARTGKIGDGKVWVTPVDTVIRVRTGERGSDAL, encoded by the coding sequence ATGAAGTTGGTCACCGCGATCATCAAGCCCTTCACCCTGGACGACGTGAAGGCGTCCCTGGAGCAGTTGGGCGTGCTGGGCATGACCGTCAGCGAGGTCCAGGGGTACGGCAGGCAGAAGGGCCACACCGAGGTCTACCGCGGCGCCGAGTACGCCGTGGACTTCGTGCCCAAGCTGCGCATCGAGGTCCTGATCGACGACGCCGCCGTGGAGAAGGTCCTCGACGCCGTCGTGGAGGCCGCGCGCACCGGCAAGATCGGTGACGGGAAGGTCTGGGTGACGCCGGTCGACACGGTCATCCGGGTCCGCACCGGGGAGCGCGGCTCGGATGCCCTATAG